The window TCATGTTCCTCGGGGGCGGTGTTGGCGGGGGTTCCGCTCCACGACTCGATCAGCCATGTCCGCAGGTGAAACGCGTCCGTGTCGATCACAGCCGCGGGAGCATGCGTGGGCGGTGCCACGGTGATGCCGAGCTCCTCCGCCAGTTCACGGGCAAGAGCCTGCTCGGCTGCCTCGCCGACCTCCACGTTCCCTCCGGGAAAAGCCCACCGGTTCGGGAAATGCTGCCGGTGAGGGGACCGGTGGCACAGCAGGATGCGTCCATGCCGTCTGAGGACGGCGGTGACGATCTCGGCTCGCTCCTCAGGATGGGTCACCCGTCAATCCTGCCGGTCCCATCTCCTCGTCCGCATTC of the Kineosporia corallincola genome contains:
- a CDS encoding NUDIX domain-containing protein — encoded protein: MTHPEERAEIVTAVLRRHGRILLCHRSPHRQHFPNRWAFPGGNVEVGEAAEQALARELAEELGITVAPPTHAPAAVIDTDAFHLRTWLIESWSGTPANTAPEEHDDLIWVDLDEARDLDLAHPEFDYPLLVELLGGPVSTP